The genomic DNA CGGCCGCAGGTGGCTGGGCACCGCCTTCGGCGGGGTGAAGGGCCGCAGCCAGCTGCCGGGCATGGTGGAGGACGCGATGAAGGGCGACATCCAGCTCGCCCCGTTCGTCACCCATACCCTGCCGCTGGAGCGCATCAACGAGGCCTTCGACCTGATGCACGAGGGCAAGTCGATCCGCACCGTGATCCATTACTGACCAGGCATCTCCCAGCTTTCCCACCCTCACCTTTTCCCGCACGCGGGAGAGGGGTTCAAGACACGTTGGAGGAATCCCATGGAACGTATCGAACATCGTGCGAGTTTCGGCGGCTGGCAGGACGTCTACCGCCATCGCTCGCAGGTGCTGGGCTGCGACATGACCGTCGGCGTGTACTTCCCGCCGCAGGCGGCCGAGGGCCCGTGCCCGGTGCTGTACTGGCTCTCCGGGCTGACCTGCAACGAACAGAACTTCATCACCAAGGCCGGCGCGCAGCGCTATGCCGCCGAGCACGGGATCATCCTGGTCGCTCCCGATACCAGCCCGCGTGGTGACGACGTCGCCGATGCCGAAGGCTACGACCTCGGCAAGGGCGCCGGTTTCTACGTCAACGCCACGCGGGAGCCGTGGGCCAAGCACTACCGGATGTACGACTACATCGTCCACGAGCTGCCGGAGTGGGTGGAGTCCGACCCTGCTGCCAGCGATGCGCGTGCAATCAGTGGACATTCGATGGGTGGCCACGGTGCGCTCACCATCGCGCTGAAGAACCCCGGCCGCTACCGCAGCGTGTCGGCGTTCTCGCCGATCGTGGCGCCGTCACAGGTGCCCTGGGGCGAGAAGGCGTTCGGCGCTTACCTCGGCGACGACCGCGCGGCGTGGAGGCAGTACGACGCCGTCGAGCTGGTGAAGTCGGCGCACGAGCGGCTGCCGCTGCTGGTCGACCAGGGCGATGCCGACGAATTCCTCCATGGCCAGCTGAAGCCGCAGTTGCTGCAGGCCGCCTGCGAAGCTGCCGGGCATCCGCTCGAACTGCGCATGCAGCCGGGCTACGACCACAGCTACTACTTCATCGCCAGCTTCATCGGCGACCACGTCGCCCACCATGCGGCAGCACTGAAGGGCTGAAGTCCTGCCTGCCGCGGACCAACGTGGACCAACGTGGACCAGCACGCACGGGTGCTCCGGTCCGCGCCTGCCCACGCCATCGGTGGCAACGCACACGGTTCCTGCCGCGTCCTCACAGCAGGAAACCGGTGCGCTGGAAGCGGTCCTGGTCCAGCGTGCCGTCACCACGGCGCAGCGCGATCGCCGTGGCGAACATCGGCCCGGCATGCACGACGGTGTGGAACTCCCCGTTCTCGCCGCAGTGGTCGATGCCCGACGGCAGCGCGTCCAGCAACGCGGCGTCGTAGTCGCGGCCGGCGAAGCCCGCGTCCAGTTGCGCGGTATCCACGCAGCACAGCGTCGCACGCAGCCCGCCGGCGAGCATCGTGCGCGCCAGCGTGGTGGTGTCGGCACCGAACAACGGAAACAGCGCCTGCCAGCCGTGGCGCGCGCACAGCGCCTCGCGCCATGCGCGCAGATCATCCAGTGCGAGGTCGCCGAAGGCGATAAGGCGGATGCCTGGCCAGCGCAGGCGCGCCGCATCCAGCGCCCGCGCGAACGCGGCCTCGTAGGCGCGGTTGTCGGCGTCCGCCGGCATCGGCACTTCGATCAGCGGCAGCTGCGCCGCGGCTGCCTGCGCACGCAGCACGTCACCGGCGACGCCCTGCATCGACGCCTGCCCGCCATCGGCGTCCACGGTGGTCAACAGGCCGACGACATCGACGTCGCCCGCCGCGCGCAGCACATGCAGCGCCCACGCCGCGTCCTTGCCGCCGCTCCACGACAGCAGTGCCGGCGTGGCCACCTCAGTAGCGGACGTCGCGCAGTTCCCAGGCCTTGCCGGCCAGCAGCCGC from Luteimonas sp. YGD11-2 includes the following:
- a CDS encoding ATP-binding protein; the protein is MATPALLSWSGGKDAAWALHVLRAAGDVDVVGLLTTVDADGGQASMQGVAGDVLRAQAAAAQLPLIEVPMPADADNRAYEAAFARALDAARLRWPGIRLIAFGDLALDDLRAWREALCARHGWQALFPLFGADTTTLARTMLAGGLRATLCCVDTAQLDAGFAGRDYDAALLDALPSGIDHCGENGEFHTVVHAGPMFATAIALRRGDGTLDQDRFQRTGFLL
- the fghA gene encoding S-formylglutathione hydrolase; amino-acid sequence: MERIEHRASFGGWQDVYRHRSQVLGCDMTVGVYFPPQAAEGPCPVLYWLSGLTCNEQNFITKAGAQRYAAEHGIILVAPDTSPRGDDVADAEGYDLGKGAGFYVNATREPWAKHYRMYDYIVHELPEWVESDPAASDARAISGHSMGGHGALTIALKNPGRYRSVSAFSPIVAPSQVPWGEKAFGAYLGDDRAAWRQYDAVELVKSAHERLPLLVDQGDADEFLHGQLKPQLLQAACEAAGHPLELRMQPGYDHSYYFIASFIGDHVAHHAAALKG